In the Deinococcus proteolyticus MRP genome, one interval contains:
- a CDS encoding GNAT family N-acetyltransferase: protein MTEIRIITPQSESWGDFQCGDPRIDRKLLAEVEQAQKNLVRLHGLYEGDQLQAVISLEASVLQAPTEVIAKLGGRERVSTLHIEVLSVRKSAQGRGYGRTLLRHALRQAEATSVNIGLRTVSLEATGESVAFYQAFGFTAAQRPWPDGSWPMWFDLHG from the coding sequence ATGACCGAGATTCGAATCATCACCCCCCAGAGCGAGTCCTGGGGGGATTTTCAGTGTGGCGACCCCCGCATAGACCGCAAGCTGCTCGCGGAAGTGGAGCAAGCGCAGAAGAACCTGGTCCGTCTGCACGGTCTGTACGAAGGCGACCAGCTCCAGGCGGTCATCAGCCTGGAAGCCAGCGTCCTGCAGGCTCCTACAGAGGTCATTGCCAAGCTGGGCGGGCGGGAGCGGGTCTCCACGCTGCACATCGAAGTGCTGAGCGTACGCAAATCGGCACAAGGACGGGGATATGGACGGACCTTACTGCGCCACGCTCTGAGACAAGCTGAAGCCACCTCAGTCAACATCGGCCTGCGCACCGTCTCGCTGGAAGCGACTGGGGAGAGCGTGGCGTTCTATCAGGCGTTTGGCTTCACGGCCGCACAGCGTCCCTGGCCGGACGGCAGTTGGCCCATGTGGTTCGATCTGCACGGTTGA
- a CDS encoding replication initiator protein A, which translates to MGRMSKNSIQLLAEYNHCRWGLIALQSKTPAPEFLQGWSSSSADGTQTISCETTKGHTIPYGKDNDFFAGLYTAASLYQSDTGQNPTMELKVSELLRLSGLSLENRHYRDLKSSLLSLRYTNYQANDMIQLPVLGKTYEKESHFSIISDLEFHTLDDHFDPRKKIQMVTVQLSNTVFRSLAGPHNLSLNTQTIKQLGNPTVKGLYRLLEALRRDLRDPRRRETEVSILLLDFANAARILNNEPYLSKRVSTLFRTGGPMEALSDKKLKFLKSYSIKGRGDAAVLTLEFYDDDAVDTRGRDLLIAEGVTKNAAEEAIKAHSLEEIECAIWITDTARSVKSRPSYILTVLTTGSARERLEEYRRRGKKHSVRNIKTVNQREANPATPIAPAKAEQAKLENQETERELPAGFTLSARTVEQAYTILDRLRPVKRLSDKTVQLCRTLLDEGRVKPEEIGSLIMLPEQMLTTVVEEWSRR; encoded by the coding sequence ATGGGCCGCATGAGCAAAAACTCGATTCAGCTGCTGGCGGAATACAACCACTGCCGCTGGGGTCTGATTGCGCTGCAAAGCAAGACCCCAGCACCGGAGTTCCTGCAGGGATGGTCGTCGAGTAGCGCCGACGGTACACAGACCATCAGCTGCGAAACCACCAAAGGCCACACCATCCCCTACGGCAAGGACAACGACTTCTTCGCCGGACTCTACACAGCTGCCTCGCTGTACCAGTCCGACACGGGGCAAAATCCGACGATGGAACTCAAGGTCAGCGAACTGCTGCGCCTGAGTGGGCTGAGCTTGGAGAACAGGCACTACCGCGACCTCAAAAGCAGCCTGCTGTCGCTGCGATACACCAACTATCAGGCCAACGACATGATTCAGCTGCCGGTGCTGGGCAAGACATACGAAAAGGAAAGCCACTTCTCGATCATCTCAGATCTTGAATTCCATACCCTGGACGACCACTTCGACCCCAGGAAGAAAATCCAGATGGTCACGGTGCAGCTCAGCAACACCGTGTTCCGTTCGTTGGCCGGCCCACACAACCTGAGCCTGAATACCCAAACCATCAAGCAGCTGGGAAACCCGACCGTAAAAGGCCTCTACCGCTTACTGGAAGCGCTGCGGCGCGACCTGCGAGATCCACGGCGGCGGGAAACGGAAGTCAGCATCCTGCTGCTGGATTTCGCCAACGCCGCGCGCATTTTGAACAACGAACCCTACCTCAGCAAACGGGTGAGTACCCTCTTCCGCACGGGTGGGCCGATGGAAGCGCTGAGCGATAAGAAGCTAAAATTCCTGAAGTCCTACAGCATCAAAGGTCGGGGAGATGCAGCGGTACTGACCCTGGAGTTCTATGACGACGATGCAGTGGATACGCGGGGCAGGGACCTGCTGATCGCCGAGGGCGTCACCAAAAACGCAGCAGAAGAGGCCATCAAGGCCCACAGCCTGGAAGAAATAGAGTGCGCCATCTGGATTACTGACACGGCGAGAAGCGTAAAAAGTCGTCCCTCCTACATTCTAACAGTCCTCACCACAGGAAGCGCCAGAGAACGACTGGAAGAATACCGCCGGCGGGGCAAAAAGCATTCTGTCAGAAACATAAAGACTGTCAATCAACGGGAGGCGAATCCAGCTACGCCCATTGCCCCAGCAAAAGCCGAACAAGCAAAACTGGAGAACCAGGAAACCGAACGGGAACTACCAGCGGGATTCACCCTGTCCGCCCGCACTGTTGAGCAGGCATACACTATTCTGGACCGACTCAGACCCGTTAAGCGTCTGAGTGACAAAACGGTACAGCTGTGCCGCACGCTCCTCGACGAGGGCCGGGTCAAACCGGAGGAGATCGGGTCCCTGATCATGTTGCCTGAGCAAATGCTGACCACAGTTGTCGAGGAATGGAGCCGCCGGTAA